The Candidatus Hydrogenedens sp. genome contains the following window.
CTAGATTTATATAACCTTTATATTTTGTCGTTCTTAAATAGAATAGAGTCTCTAACAATTCCCATAAATGATAACCACCAGGAACAAGCATATCATCTGATAGAAGACAGGTGTCGTTCAAATATACCTGAAACAATTTTCCTGCACGGGAAATATGGGCTATAGATTCTGCGGGAATTTCTCCTGCTATCATGGAATTGGAAAAACTTAAAGCGACACCGATATTTTTCATGGCAATTTCCTGACACATCGCAAGAGCTCTACCTGCAGAAGAGACAGTTATATATTTACGGGGGTTGCGGGATTTGTATAAAATGGACACATTAATATCTGGGGAAGCATATTTGGCGATTGTTTTCACAGAAGATATTATCGTGTTCCATTGATTTAAATAATCTACATGGAAAGGATAATCGGAACCGTCTGTATATAAACGGAGAACAACTTCTGTGGTCCCAAGCCCTCGTGCAATATCTACCGCCTTACGACCTTCATCAATGGCTGTGCTACGCATTTTCGGATGTTGATGACCTAATGCTCCCAATGCATATTTTCTGCTTTCTGAATAATCAACGGATACCGCGGAACAAGCAATATCATAATCTTTAAGCATTCTTTTTAGTGTCTTTACAGGAAGGTCATTGGTAACATCTGTTTGACGAATTTCTACCGCTCCAATACTCTTCAGTTTAGGAATAATTGCCAGTGCTTCTGTAAATTTGATAGGTTCACGATAACCTTCCTTACAATAATCATCATATACTGTGTCAAAAATCCCAAGTGTAGTTGAAAAACGAAGTGTCATTTTTATCTCCTTGTCTGGTTTTTAAGGATTACAAGTTATTTTAGGATTGGATATAAAGGAAATGAAATTATACACTAAAAATAAAAATTTGTCAATACCTTTTTTATAAACTTTTGCTATACTTGAACTTTCGTATTTTCGATAAGCGACTTTTTTATTATTTTTTTTATATTTCAATAATTTGTCTATAATTTTTAAATCTGCAATAGGATGTATAGTAAAGAGATATTTTTAATCTATAGTAATGTTTTTTATTTAGTTCCAGCTAATTCTACCCAACCCTTTTAATAAATCCTTTAAACTTTGACTTAGGTTCTGTTTCTCTAATAAAACTTCCCCTCGAAGGTCATGCTGTATAAACTTTTCTGCTGTGAGTTCGCCCTCTTTTATTTTCTTAATTAACGGAACATAAGTTTCAACAATCTCTACAATCAAACCTAATGAATGCACAAATTGGGCGTAGGATAAGGTATTTTCATCTATCGGTAAATCTATGGAAAAGCGGACTTCTCCTCGCACAGGTTCGTATGAAAATTTGCCGACGATGATACGGAAATTAATCCAATGCAAAGCCAGTAATAAATCCAGCAGGCAATCCTTAGGGATATCTCTATAAGGAGCCTGTAATAGGCTTTGTGTGCGGAACGAAATACATTTTTTTTCTATCATAGGGTCAATGCTTAACATGTAAACGGGACTATTTTCGGAAGCTCTCCAACCCGTATAAATAATCCCTTCTTGTTCCGAAGGTTCATTTACCGCTTCGTAATTCTTCCAGCCAAATCTTTCTAAATATTCCATTATTAGTTGCAGAGTTATATGTCTCATTTTCTCACCTTAAATTATTTGTTTATCATTATCATTATAACATTAAAGTTTATTCATCAAAACATAATCTTAAATCAAAATACAAAAATCTTTATTTGAGTTCCTTTTCTGGAATTTATTACTGACATACCATTCTATTAAGTTTATATGGAAAGGCTC
Protein-coding sequences here:
- a CDS encoding TIM barrel protein; translation: MTLRFSTTLGIFDTVYDDYCKEGYREPIKFTEALAIIPKLKSIGAVEIRQTDVTNDLPVKTLKRMLKDYDIACSAVSVDYSESRKYALGALGHQHPKMRSTAIDEGRKAVDIARGLGTTEVVLRLYTDGSDYPFHVDYLNQWNTIISSVKTIAKYASPDINVSILYKSRNPRKYITVSSAGRALAMCQEIAMKNIGVALSFSNSMIAGEIPAESIAHISRAGKLFQVYLNDTCLLSDDMLVPGGYHLWELLETLFYLRTTKYKGYINLDLRASRMEPIYALQIAIGNIMILDKKLEKLDITELRKAQRTLDATESQKIIRRVMLI